The following are encoded in a window of Bacteroidales bacterium genomic DNA:
- a CDS encoding SpoIIE family protein phosphatase, with the protein MKQTTTIFKELILNIIIPTVLALLLLGVLNFQHTKNILIKSSSEKNHIISDEITHVLEFQDVALGVLESSLDKKMEMYSNKLINNYFKNTDNIDKADLYKIRDELGMNPNFEDIYVINSKGIVVNTTFKEDLNLNFFDFGEEHKNHLLNVLNDNKFVSERFVIENQTRRLKKYTYQPTNDNKYIIELGVYSLKADEIIDFIRNTTHDIAKKQESIESVDLFIWADKPISLDINTSLKESHNSLLVQVFNNKDTSVRSEKENGKRLQYEYIYMDRKNTDLYKGSVIRIISDKTGEQKVLRTELLKFFIIFILTLSAVIFLISRKTKVITDPIKRLVANVNRITNGHMNERADVIGNNEIATLSVKFNNMITELESYYNELEQKVRERTAEVVRQKDEIVKQRDEIAEHQKHITDSIKYAKRIQTAILPPDDYINKNLPNSFILYLPKDIVSGDFYWMEKRESNVMIAAVDCTGHGVPGAFMSIVGNNQLNYAVNVKKARKPSDILNELNKGVTYSLRQKKGVSNVKDGMDIALCTIDYENKKLQYAGAYNPLYFIRNNEFVKIKGDKFPIGAFIDENIQEYTNHDIDIQEGDIIYIFSDGYADQFGGPDSRKFMYKPFRELLIKIHNKPMDEQKEILEKVLSDWKGNETQVDDILVIGIKI; encoded by the coding sequence ATGAAGCAAACTACAACAATTTTCAAGGAACTTATACTTAATATAATAATACCCACTGTATTAGCTTTACTTTTATTAGGAGTATTAAATTTTCAACATACAAAAAATATACTTATAAAATCAAGTTCTGAAAAAAATCATATTATTTCTGATGAAATAACACACGTGCTTGAATTTCAGGATGTAGCACTTGGTGTTTTAGAATCTTCCTTAGACAAAAAAATGGAAATGTATAGTAATAAATTAATAAATAATTATTTTAAAAATACTGATAATATAGATAAAGCTGACCTTTATAAAATTCGTGATGAATTGGGAATGAACCCGAATTTTGAAGACATTTACGTAATTAATAGTAAAGGGATTGTTGTAAATACTACATTTAAAGAAGATTTGAATCTTAATTTTTTTGATTTTGGCGAAGAACATAAAAATCATCTGTTAAATGTATTAAATGATAATAAATTTGTTAGTGAAAGATTTGTTATAGAAAACCAGACAAGAAGACTAAAAAAATATACATACCAACCAACAAATGATAATAAATATATAATTGAACTTGGCGTTTATTCACTTAAAGCTGACGAAATTATTGATTTTATCAGAAATACAACACATGATATTGCCAAAAAACAAGAAAGTATCGAATCTGTTGATTTGTTTATCTGGGCTGACAAACCAATTTCATTAGATATAAACACAAGCTTGAAAGAAAGTCATAATTCACTACTTGTACAAGTCTTTAATAACAAAGATACAAGCGTAAGAAGCGAAAAAGAAAATGGAAAAAGACTTCAATACGAATATATATATATGGACAGAAAAAATACCGATCTTTATAAAGGTTCGGTTATAAGAATTATATCTGATAAAACCGGAGAACAAAAAGTTTTAAGAACCGAATTATTAAAATTCTTTATAATTTTCATTTTAACTCTTTCAGCAGTTATATTCCTTATATCAAGAAAAACAAAAGTAATTACCGACCCTATAAAGAGACTGGTTGCAAATGTAAATCGTATTACAAACGGGCATATGAATGAAAGAGCTGATGTTATAGGTAATAACGAAATTGCTACACTATCGGTAAAATTCAATAATATGATAACTGAACTTGAATCATATTACAACGAACTTGAACAAAAAGTGAGAGAAAGAACGGCTGAGGTTGTACGACAAAAAGATGAAATCGTAAAACAAAGAGATGAAATTGCCGAACATCAAAAACATATTACCGATAGTATAAAATATGCAAAAAGAATTCAAACAGCAATACTTCCGCCTGATGATTATATTAATAAAAATTTACCAAATTCATTTATTTTATATCTTCCAAAAGATATAGTAAGCGGTGATTTTTACTGGATGGAAAAAAGAGAAAGTAATGTAATGATTGCTGCTGTTGATTGTACAGGACACGGAGTGCCGGGAGCTTTTATGTCAATTGTTGGAAATAACCAGTTAAATTATGCTGTTAATGTTAAAAAAGCACGAAAACCCTCTGATATTCTTAATGAATTGAATAAAGGAGTAACATATTCACTTAGACAAAAAAAAGGGGTTTCAAATGTAAAAGACGGAATGGATATAGCACTTTGTACAATAGATTATGAAAATAAAAAATTACAATACGCAGGTGCATATAATCCATTATATTTTATTCGTAATAACGAATTTGTAAAAATCAAAGGCGACAAATTTCCTATTGGTGCATTTATCGATGAAAATATACAAGAATATACAAATCATGATATAGATATTCAGGAGGGGGATATTATTTACATTTTTTCTGATGGATATGCTGACCAGTTTGGAGGACCAGATAGTAGAAAGTTTATGTATAAACCTTTTAGAGAACTTCTTATAAAAATACATAATAAACCAATGGATGAACAAAAAGAAATACTTGAAAAAGTACTAAGTGACTGGAAAGGAAACGAAACACAAGTTGACGATATACTGGTTATTGGAATTAAAATATAA